A part of Cannabis sativa cultivar Pink pepper isolate KNU-18-1 chromosome 6, ASM2916894v1, whole genome shotgun sequence genomic DNA contains:
- the LOC115724844 gene encoding LOW QUALITY PROTEIN: class V chitinase (The sequence of the model RefSeq protein was modified relative to this genomic sequence to represent the inferred CDS: deleted 2 bases in 1 codon) gives MASKTKTSPFMLFSVLCFLFNLRFSTAQTTVKGSYWYYGTEFPVSNINSSLFTHLFCAFADLNSTTYRVTIPNSVSTQFSTFTTTVQQKNPSVKTLLSIGGGGPNITATFASMASQPSRRNSFIDSSIKLARNYSFHGLDLDWEYPSTATEISNFGKLLLEWRTAVANESRTSGKTALLLSAAVFRSSNYYSLDLPVQNISNSLDWINVMSYDFYGPGWSPNFTAPPAALYNATASQVNGAAGIRDWIRAGFPARKMALGIPFYGYAWRLVNSNNNGLFAPANGAGLPGDGDIGYNNIRSFISENNGRSVFNMSVVSDYCYSGTTWIGYDDEDWSVSTKVSYAKTQGLLGYFSWNVGSDYNWTLSQTAFNAWGT, from the exons ATGGCTTCCAAAACCAAAACCTCTCCATTCATGCTCTTCTCAGTCCTCTGTTTCCTCTTCAATCTCCGATTCTCCACCGCTCAAACTACAGTCAAAGGATCTTATTGGTATTATGGAACAGAGTTTCCTGTTTCCAACATTAACTCATCTCTTTTCACCCATCTTTTCTGTGCTTTCGCCGATCTCAATTCCACCACATACCGAGTCACCATTCCCAACTCAGTTTCAACTCAATTCTCCACATTCACCACAACAGTTCAGCAAAAGAACCCTTCCGTGAAAACCCTTCTTTCCATAGGTGGAGGAGGACCAAATATCACCGCTACCTTTGCCTCCATGGCGAGTCAACCCAGTCGCCGGAACTCGTTCATCGACTCGTCCATAAAGCTAGCAAGGAATTACAGCTTCCACGGCCTCGACCTCGATTGGGAGTACCCATCCACTGCCACAGAGATTTCCAACTTCGGAAAACTCCTCCTCGAATGGAGAACCGCCGTCGCCAACGAGTCCCGAACTTCCGGCAAAACTGCATTACTCTTATCAGCTGCAGTTTTCCGTTCATCGAATTACTATTCACTAGATTTGCCTGTTCAGAATATCTCAAACAGTTTAGATTGGATAAACGTAATGAGTTACGATTTCTACGGCCCGGGCTGGTCGCCGAACTTTACAGCGCCGCCGGCGGCTCTGTATAACGCGACGGCGAGTCAAGTCAACGGTGCTGCAGGGATCAGAGATTGGATTAGGGCGGGTTTTCCGGCTAGAAAGATGGCTTTGGGGATTCCGTTTTACGGGTACGCTTGGCGTTTGGTGAATTCTAATAACAATGGTCTTTTTGCTCCGGCGAACGGAGCCGGCTTACCGGGGGACGGAGATATtggttataataatataagGAGTTTTATCAGTGAGAATAATGGTCGGAGTGTTTTCAATATGAGTGTGGTGAGTGATTATTGTTATTCAGGGACTACTTGGATTGGTTATGATGAT GAGGACTGGAGTGTCTCTACCAAAGTTAGCTATGCTAAGACCCAAGGATTGCTTGGCTATTTTTCTTGGAATGTTGGGTCTGATTACAATTGGACTCTTTCACAAACAG CTTTTAATGCATGGGGAACATAG
- the LOC115724863 gene encoding uncharacterized protein LOC115724863, with amino-acid sequence MEKIEHSTITTNGINMHVASIGTGPAILFLHGFPELWISWRHQMLSLSSLGYRCIAPDLRGYGDTDAPPSPASYTALHVVGDLVGLLDHLGIEQVLLVGHDWGAAMAWYLCLLRPDRVKALVNLGVVFIHRNPHVKFFDERFKTLMGDDFYICRFQEEIGEIDQELGSVDTATVLKIFHTSFDTTPLIIPKGGLGLLKLVEPLPSWLSQDYINYCANKFNQKGFTGGVNYYRALNLNWELLAPWTESQIKVPTKFISGDKDSTYCFLGGKEYIESGEFKKDVPSLQEIVIIEGVGHYINQARPEEITTHIYEFIKKY; translated from the exons ATGGAGAAAATAGAACATTCAACCATCACCACCAACGGAATAAACATGCACGTGGCATCGATCGGGACTGGTCCGGCGATCCTGTTCCTCCACGGCTTCCCTGAGCTTTGGATCTCCTGGCGCCACCAAATGCTGTCTCTTTCCTCTCTTGGTTACCGCTGCATTGCTCCCGATCTTCGTGGCTACGGAGACACCGACGCGCCACCGTCTCCGGCGTCGTACACGGCTCTCCACGTTGTTGGTGACCTCGTTGGGCTATTGGACCATCTGGGTATCGAGCAGGTGTTGTTGGTGGGCCATGATTGGGGAGCAGCCATGGCTTGGTACCTCTGCTTGCTCAGGCCTGACAGAGTCAAAGCTTTGGTCAACCTTGGTGTGGTTTTCATTCATAGGAACCCTCACGTTAAATTCTTTGATGAAAGGTTTAAGACTCTTATGGGGGATGATTTCTATATCTGCAGATTTCAG gaagAAATAGGAGAGATTGACCAAGAATTGGGTTCTGTTGACACTGCAACAGTGCTTAAAATATTTCATACTTCTTTTGATACAACACCTCTTATCATTCCAAAAGGAGGATTAGGATTACTAAAACTTGTTGAGCCATTACCCTCTTGGTTGTCCCAAGACTAcatcaattattgtgcaaacaAGTTCAACCAAAAGGGATTCACTGGAGGAGTCAACTATTATCGAGCTTTGAACTT AAATTGGGAACTTTTAGCACCATGGACGGAATCACAAATCAAAGTTCCAACAAAGTTTATAAGTGGGGATAAAGACAGTACGTATTGTTTCTTAGGTGGAAAAGAATACATAGAAAGTGGTGAATTCAAGAAAGATGTTCCTTCTCTCCAAGAAATTGTGATAATAGAAGGTGTTGGTCACTATATCAACCAAGCCAGACCAGAGGAGATTACCACTCACATTTATGAGTTTATTAAGAAGTATTGA